The Raphanus sativus cultivar WK10039 chromosome 6, ASM80110v3, whole genome shotgun sequence sequence aatgtaTTATTAGACTAGAAAATATAATCGGATCAATCGGTTGTGTGAATCGAAGAAATGGTCTAAGAATTAgattaaacaaattattattattattagtattcGAAATTAAATACACCAATTATGTATTAGTCTTcgaatttatttaaatattacatgTCCAAGGTTGCTTTTTAAGGAATTatgattttccatttttatctCTAATATTCTTTTATCGtactaatttttcaaaatttgctTGGTTAATCTTTTCTACTCAAAGTAAACTGAGGCTAGTTACCTTGTTCATTgcctaaaaaaatataaactattgagGCTGGCTTTCGTTTGAGCTAAAGCAGCACTCACAAAGATAGAAATagacaaaaaagaaattaagttTATGAGCCTACTGCGTCGAggttatttttataaaatacatcaCCTCAGATCATTGGACAGATtcaaaatttagatttatatttattcaaaagTGTTAAAAGTCTATAAAACTTTAGTCACCAAAATGTATAAAGTATAAAGTCTATGATGTGAAAGGAAATATGAGAACAGAAAAATGCGAGAAAATGTCAATTTGTAAATAGACAGGCGTAGAGCCGACTCCAATGTAAAACCGTACGATACGTATCTCCAGGCATTGACTAACTTTAAACCTGGTTTTGTCCAGCTTAACCTTTATCCATTAgtttattcaaccaaagactaGTCACTTTTATACATTTGATTTCGTCAACTACTCTCtatatttatttctagtttATTTGATATCTATGAGTTCCTAATGCACTagcattatattttaataaaatgggaagaaaaaaaaaatatttttcaaaaaggaGTCACGTAGCAAAGATCAACTTGGTTGGTAAAAAGTTTTAGATCTGACCGTAAACTGGAGAGCTATCTGAAATTCTGAATTTGATTACAGGTCAACTACGTCTGTTGCATTGATTCCATAAACAAGTCAAGGGTCAAAGAAACCCAAAATATACGTGGCTAAACTTTCTGGTTCATAACAACGACACGTGCTACTCTTAGGTCCCAGTTCCCACTGTTATGGACCAACTCGTTTGCTCTTATTTCAGTGTTCACGACCCATTACGTTTTTCCTCAATATTGTTGATTACCAACTAATCTAAAACCCGTCTAACTGCAACAAAAGGCTTTAGGGTTCTTTCACTTAGGAGTGTTTTTACAATAAGAGTTGTTCTAACAATTGCTTCTTTCCATTTCTAAAGTTTCCACAAATTGGGACATGAAACTTCAGAGTCTCACATCATTACCTTCTCAAGTACTTATCTTATGCTTGCTCGAATAGCTTCTGCTTCTTTCACCGGGTTTTTGGCAACAATCTTACACACAGCCAAAGTTTCATTCTTGCTCAACAGCCACGATCGATGGAATATAACTTCTTGCATTATTAACACTTTGTCCTTGATGTCGCATTTGCTCACATCTACTACGATTTTAGATGGCATGTGTCCGCAGGGCCTACAAGCTTCAGATTGCTTCGCATTGACAATAGATTTTTTCCCTGATCACAGCAACACAGACATTAAGCTGATAAAATATATCCAGATAGCCAAACGTTAACAGTGAACTCATAAGATAGCTTTAGGGTTCTTTCACTTAGGACGATAAACATGCCTCAAAAATTCCCTTATACTACATTCGTATGTGTTAGTAGTCTATTCCAAATGTTGAAATAACTGAAATAAGGTGCTCCagagtttagaaaaaaaaaaagagtttagaagaaaaaaacacaaatgtATTGAATATCTCGTTATTTAGTTCATATGCCACTGGAACACAAACATTACTATCAGATAAAAGTGAGAGAGATCTCTTCACATGATTTGCAAATTTACTGTCAGTGAGAAAAACACAGCACTATGGCATAGTTCAAATTTGGCTGCAATGAATTCGTAGTCTTAAATTTGTTTTACGATATTTTCTTAGTAAAGTGCATTCAATGAAATAAAGTTATAAATTACTAGTAGTATGATAAACAAATAgaattaaattattagtgatgAAACACACAACCATGTGCAACATTAGACTTGTGTTGAACATAACGAAGCACTTTAATTCCATCTCCAGTTGGCATGTGACCATGAGTATAGCTAAACTATTATAGTcattgtttaaatatattattacataattcAATAATTGAAAATTACGGTgaactattatataaaatggGAGAAAATAATAGAATTTGCTGTATATAAAGTGTAGGTGGCTTTTTTAGTTTCTGTTTAGTAAAGCTTTCGTATCAGTTTGAGATTAGAGAGGAGGAAAATGACTTATCTCGAGACCAAGACAGCAGTTCAAGGGTAATTTagacaaaattaaattaaaatagagaCAACACTGTAATTACGCACGCGGTTGCTTATGATCAAAACgaacaaataaaattatgatatcTGACGGCTGTAAACCTCCCTCTCTTGTAATCTCAATGGCCATGGTTTATTGCGTGTACCCGCCAGTATAAAAGATCGTCTATGTGATCCAAAaaaagcttcttctctttttctattTTCGTTTTCTTTCTTGATCTTTATTGTTTTCTCTCCTGTTTATAAATCTTGGGCCATAGTGAAGAAAAAATCAGGGGTTGGATCGAAAACGTGGGTTTGAAGGTTTTCTCAGAAACCCTAGAACCCAATATTAACTTCTTATTCACTTTACGTATCTCAATGGATCAGGAGATGAAGTGAATGAGATACGAAGCTAGTTAAAAGAGGAAACACTGAGAAAAGTTTATTTGAGGTAATActgatttttttccttttttgatgGATGATTTGGTTCAGCTAATAGTTGATTGACACAGATTGATTTTGATAGATTTCATTTTatcatcatttataaatattgttttgttttggaataTATTATGATCTTCTCCTACagtgaaaatgaaaaattatttacttgCAAATAGATctgtaatagaaaaaaaaaattgaaagtcgTACGGTCGCCATCATCTTGATTCAGGTTTGTAACAATTCTTGTTTTAGGTTTGTAACAATTCTTGTTTTCTCATCTATTCAAAATGATAGTGCTTATATTtaccaatatttttttcttgtacgAAACTTTTGATCTTATGTTTGCTTTCACCATTCTATTACTCATACTAAACATTTTTGTAAGCACAAATCACGAtatcgttttttttctttctcgatGCATTTACTTTCACGATCcctattttctaaatataaactttttatttaatcaaacaaatcgattattttcttattctaGGCTTTCCAGAAACATGGCATCTTCAAGTTCAAGCTCTCCATGCGCAGCTTGTAAATTCCTAAGGAGAAAATGCACACAAGAATGTGTATTCGCTCCATATTTCCCACCAGATCAACCTCACAAGTTCGCATATGTTCACAAAATTTTCGGAGCAAGTAACGTTGCTAAGCTTCTCAACGACCTCGTCTCTAACCAAAGAGAAGACGCCGTTAACTCTCTTTTCTATGAAGCCGAAGCGCGACTTCGCGACCCTGTCTACGGTTGTGTAGGTTTAATCTCTATCCTTCAACATCGCCTTAAAAAGCTTCAACACGACCTTGACAACGCCAATAAAGAGCTCGCCTCTTACTCTGCTCCTAATGCTATGCTTCCTATGCATCCTCAACCAAATTTTATGTCTTTACCACCTCAACCGCAGCGAccctcttctgcttcttcttcagcgTCTGTGCTTACTCAACAGCAGCTTCATAACTTGTTGCCAATGTTGACTATTCCAACTGAGCAACTAGTGTACCATCAGCAACATCAAGA is a genomic window containing:
- the LOC108830782 gene encoding LOB domain-containing protein 36-like, with the translated sequence MASSSSSSPCAACKFLRRKCTQECVFAPYFPPDQPHKFAYVHKIFGASNVAKLLNDLVSNQREDAVNSLFYEAEARLRDPVYGCVGLISILQHRLKKLQHDLDNANKELASYSAPNAMLPMHPQPNFMSLPPQPQRPSSASSSASVLTQQQLHNLLPMLTIPTEQLVYHQQHQDIFETQQLATVNAVARDQHNEMFRAYGGGSNSPHHHQNQPQVDILRFNSGFDSVPTGSVTTTGFNQLSSGGSTKTRMSPSLARDGNVVESPPSNDNYHTYEQLHHHQQHNGAQLFIPTQSSQPLPLQTQPNSGSQEDGRSLIGSSQ